The genome window GCGGTCCACAGTCGCTTCAACATTTCTCAACATGATTCCAGGGAAGTCCTTTGTAATCTCATTTGTATCCGGAAGAGACCTCCACGTCTGCAATGGGCATAAGCATCAGTGTTTTTAAATGCTACAATTTTTTAACTGGCAGTAAATGATCAGAAATTTTGTATTAGTAAGTTCCAGACTACACTGCTTTCCGGTATTTTTACCCCCATTACTTCTGTACCAGAAGTATTAAAATATtccaaattttaatttcaaatcCGCATTTTGACCCACTTCACCTTCATTCTATCCTATAGCCCCCTTCTCTTTAACAAAAAGGAAATATAGCAACGAGCCACGTGGCCACGGCATTGCTGTAGAAATGGCCCTAACGGAATGCTAGATGTCCATTGTTGTGGTACTCTATACCTCCCAACCTAGCCCCTTTCCAGGTCTAACTGAACTACACCATTGTTTAAATATACTGGAATAATATAGTCAATAAACTTCAAAAAGGCAACATAAATTTTGGGCTTGATGTGGGGTCTTATATCTAGTAGGACGTGTCGTGAAGTTCAAACATTGAAAACACAAATGACCCAACactaaaagttaaaagaaaacagaaggtGCATGGTGATTTTACCTCAAGAAAATTTGCACGCTCCATTCTTCCATCATCAGTAAAGAAGACATGCAATGATATTTTATCATTAAAGTACCAGACTGGTTGTTGACTGTTTTTCACAGCAACCTGCAATAGTGAGCTTGGAGGACCTTGAGACATATTCTGGAACGTAACCATAGGCAAGAGAGTCCCGGCAGATGTCCCAGGTTGCAATTGTGGAACCTAATGGGGATCAAGGTATTTGTGttataaatttttgtttgggaAGAAATCTCACTCAATTTACATGTTTAATAACTACCTGAAGGGGTCCAGCCGCTGCAAGCCCAAATGTATTTTTGTTGAACTGAATCATGAACCCATCCAGCGGAACCTGTGTGTTGTTCTCGAACAATAAACTGTAAAATATTTGCCCTTCCCTACGTGTCAACTGAGCACTGATTTGTAAACCTTGACCAGTAGATGCTGGTAGCACAACAGGCAACGGAGGTCTGCAATCAAGGCCAGAAAATTCAATAAGTTCTTTTGATACTTTACACTGACATTGAACGATGACTATTTGCAGCATCTAAATTAAACACTGGATTCATTTTATCAAACAGTTCAAATTaaaggtttttatttattttttgggcaTGAGCttgtatgtaattttatttaaagaCTAATGCTCACACAAAATGGAAACCAAATCACCCACAGCCAGCGGGATCAGTCCACTCCACATGACAAAGTATCCACCGCACAAATAAGACCACTATGCAACTTCCACTATACTTACCCAGCAGGAGAAGCAGGCTGATCCACAGGGACAATAGCACTATTTTCCAGGCCGATCAGGTCACCAAGTAAATCTGGCACTGGAGCAGGTGCAGGTGCAGGTGCAGGCGAAACTGGTGCAGGTTGTCTAGATGCAGCATATGGAACACCTGAACTAGAGCCGGTTGGGGATGCAGAACTATCAGCAACATGAGCAGGTGATTCAGAATTTCCTGTTTCACTACCATAGTCCTCATCTTCAGTTCTTTGGGCTGTGGTCTTCACACGGGTAACAAATGCTTCTGGAGGCTTGTGATACACAGAGGATAACGTAGCAATGTTAGCAAGAAGCTCATCAAGAAGAGATGGATCAATCAGGTTTGAATCATCACTGATCACTGGCTTCTCAGCTAACACCACATCCTTGGCTGCCTGTGAGATAAGAAGCATTCCCATGAGCTCAATACTATAACCGTATAAGGATATGCTATTCTAAATTGTCAAACTATGGTTTTGCAAAGGGTTCACTGCATGCCATTGTACTGGAATGGCATATACATGAGCACAATAATGGCAACCAGTAGCAATCTTCACATAAAATAGATTTCAAACCCCAACCTGTCCccccaaagaaaacaaaagtggAAAAATAGATTTGTGGTTGTACATGTAAAAGAAAAGGGGCATGCATTAACTATTGGATTGACAGAGaaacaaaatattatatatCAACTAAGGGGCAGAGAGGGGAAAAAAATATTGGTTGTTATATTGAGAAAGAAATGGAAAATCATTTTGGCCAAACCCACCTCTGGGTCAGTTGATAGAAGACGCCAATATATGTAGGCCCGATCTCGCAAATCAGGATTGTCTGTTTCCACAGTAGCATTATTTAAAACAACCTGCAAATATGGATCTACACAGTGAGAATTTTACTTGGATAATATCTAGAAAATACAACTATGGCCCAAGTATGAATAAACATATAAACCTTAGACATTCGCATTCATAGTAAAAAAGAGTGTCACCTCTTAGGTACTACATTATATTAGAACAACGAAATCAGAACAATGGCTGCTTTAATGATGGTATTCCGCATTCCAATATGTCATTTATGGTAAAAGAAGGAGAACAGAAGCTAGAGAGGATAACTATGCATGAATAATACAAAAGCAGAACCTGTATCATCTGCTGTGGTCCTTCAGTTGGCTTCTTAAGAAAGAGTTTAACAGTTGCTGTCAGCAATTGCAATTGGACATGTGCAGGCTCTTCAGGGAAACTTTCCAGAAAACTTTCAAGTAGCTCATCAGCATTGTCAATTCGTTCCGCATATTCACCAATTATCCAGATCATGGATGCCTTTTGGGGAAGAAAAAGTGAGAAAGAACATGAGCATGGAAACATGAAGTACAAATCAGAAGGCCTAAGCAGTGATATATTTAATagcaaagcaaaaagaaaaaacatagatCTTAAGCTGGGGATACTTGAGTACCTTGGCTTCTGGTTCATCTAAAGTGTCAAGGCTTTCGCACAGAGTTGCAATAATGGACTCGTAGCTGTAATCAAGATAGCAATCCATTACAAAGTTTGTAAGGGaagattccttttttttttctgaaaggaTGTAAGGGAAGATTCCTTCatcatcaaaattcaaaattaaaaaaatgaaagccCATAACTTACGTATTTGGATATCTTCTAAATATATCTTTGATGACAATAATGGCCTCTTGAACTACATAATTTACTTTGATCTTAATAAGCTCCAGTAAAACAGTAATGCACCGCTCAGCTGCTCTTTCTAATTTGATGGCACAGCGACCAATGGCACGGACAGCTTTTCGGACAAAATCCACATCTACTTCGGTAGCATACTCTTTAAACTCCAACAAAACCTGCAGAAATGTTGGAGCAAGCATGATTTTAACTCCACTTTGAGAGGTGACAACTTTCAACCATTAAAGTCTAATATGAAAAAGTAACTCCTGGCAAGATTTTCATACCTGGTCTATATTTCGGTCTGAAGCAAGCTTTATCATGATTTCTAACTTTTCCATCTTTACATAAATTGGATCATTGTACTTGCAGAAGAACACCTATAAAAGAATCGAGCGTTATGGGAGCTTGCCTTGCTTACGATTCAGCTACATAGTTGATAACAAGTATCAACTCCTTGTTAAAGTGCATCAAACAACAAGACTCTACACTgaaactaatttttatttacCTTAATTTCATGAGCGAGGATTGTGGGTCGTCTCTGCACTATAAGGTTGATGTTTCTCAATGCAACATATTGTATCTCAGGCTCTGCAGATAGTAGTGTCACGAGTGGAGGAGCCATCTTTTTGCAAAGATTTCTGACGACATCAGTACTAGTTATAAGTTCCATCTGTTGGAGGATCATCTGCAAGTAAAAAGGTAGGGAAAAGACAAAACAATTACAGAGGTTACCAATGATGATAACTGAAAGCATTAACAACGGCATAATGATTCAGAACATTACAAAAGGGAATCCCCACCTTAACAGCTGAAAGTACAACCGCACAGTTAGCATGTTGTAATCGTGGTGTAACTCGCTCTACTATATTTTCAGCTTCACGAGCGTCTGCTGCCTTGTATTTAGAAAGAGCGTCCAATATGAAAACTTGACCCCACCTGAACACTTGTATAATCAAGTTAGATaaacaaaggaaaaggattttaacaaaaagctaACATGATCTAGCCGCATAAATAGTATTTCATTgcataaaaataattgaagtcgGCACTACTAAAAGTAAACATACTCTGTACATTCATTTAAGGCGGTAAGGAGCTTTGACAGAGTGTGACTAGTGATCTCAAAGATGGGTCTATTACTATTCTCTTGAATTTCGGCTAGAGCAGCCACAGCATTTGCTACAACCATAGGATTATTATCAGATATCAAATCCTTGAGGGATTCCAGAAAACCCCTATCCTCAACTAACTCTGCATTTATGTCATAAAGTTTGGCCACACATATGGCTGCTGTCTTCCGCACATAAGGATCATCATCCTGTCATGAAGTATAGAAAACTAAGAAACAGATAACAAGACACTAGCCAAGCAAAATACTTTACAACATGTTGAAAAGTAAACAGCTGAAGCTGCAATTATTAACAAACTTAAGACTAAGTTCCGAAAAGCAAGTATGCAAAAATGTATAAGCACTAAAAATCAACCTTGAGACATCTCTGAAGGGGATCACATAGATATTCTGTAATTTTATCAACACGAATGCAACCCATTGTCCGGACGGCTAAAGCACGAATCAAAGGGTTTGGGTCCTGTGAATCCTGCATAATTGATCACGCAAAACAAAGCAATTAGaacaaaaaatcattaaataTATGCTTTGTTCATTTTTAACACAAATAGGAATTAAGTTCATCctttccaaaaagaaaaaaaagggtgtGTTCCGATATCCTTTGGAAATGCCATAAGACCAATTTGGCTGTCCTCAAGATCATATTTGGAACATCGCTTGGTCAATTATAAAGACGGAAAATTAACTGAACCAGAGGgggtaaagaaaaagaaatgataTTACTGACTTGAAACTTAAATATGGAGTGAAATATCAAATTTCTACTTGCTTTAGCATGATAACATTCTCTTCTTTACAAGACCTATATGTTTGAATTATTAATGTACACCCTTAACCCCTCGCAATTTCAGCATCTATCACATATACTTTGCCCGTTAACTTATAATCAAATGGCTATATTACACCTGTCTTTTCTTCTCCCCTAATTGCAAGCATACAAGTCATCTGTAAAATGTCTGAATTGACCTAACCTGATTACATGGAAATGTGTGGTACTAAAAAACTATGAGAAGatataaatttcaaaatcaGCAACCAACATCTTGGGACAGATTTTGAAATCAAGATTTACACCAAAAATAACTGTATGAACTGTAAAACACTGAAGATTTCATAGCAGTTTTACCTTGACAAATGTATTCACCGCAAGTATCGCTAGGTCAGGCTGGCTTTTAGCATAATTTATCAGATACAAATAGACAAGCTTCTTCAGCTCCAAGTTTTCTGTTTGCATGCAATTCACTACATCTGTGAAAAGTGACGAAACATCCTTCCCAACAGTCATTGCGGCGATCACCTTCTTGACCGCATCTTTTCTCTTATCCTGTACCACGCATAAAAGAAGATTATGTTCTCAATGTTTCCGATAAAGCACAATCAAATATGATGGTGCAACGAGCGGTCGTGGTCATTGTCATAGGGAATCAAACAAATAACAGGAATGAACTCATAAACTACGCCGATATCAGAAATGTAAATTTACCATGAAAAACTACAATTCATGGCACCACGAGAAAACGCTCCGATTTGTACTATCAGATTACAAACGGAATTGCACTCAAACAAAAAGAGCACGTTTTCATTTTCGTTTTAATTTCCATCAGTTTCTCCAGCACCAAACAGAACACAAAGCTCATTACAAgtgacacacacacataccgTATCGGATCCGCGCAATTCCAGATCCCTAAGGTCGCAAGTAACGAAATTCGAAGAAATCGAGCAGCAATTTAAGCAACAACTCAAATCGCAAACCAACAGATCTAATTAAAATCAATCAAAGATTGGCAACGAAACGCCGTAACGAAGAATCGAAAACCTAATAGAAGTAAATCACAGATCAATTTGAATATGCACATATGactgtagagagagaaagaggagagagagagaggggaccTTGTATTGAGAATTGAGCTCCTCTTTGAGCTCAGGGATTTCGCCCTTCTTGGTGGTGGAGAAGTACTTGGAGTCGTGCCCGCTCATCTCTTTGCTCCGGAGTCGTCTCCTCTCCTcgctctcttctttctctctccgtCTGCAACTCAATGCCTCAGACCAAAATGCTCGTCTAAGAGACGACGACAGCaaaagaagaacaagaacaaaagaaaaaaccgATGAAAAATTACTTGTGTTAAATCCGAGCCGGTGGGAGAACTGAGCTAAACCGGGCCGCTTTTTAATTACGAGACCATATTATTCTCCTCCAAACTATCCTCCGACACCGTTtgctatttttgttttttactgaAAATTGCTTTTACTTTATGGGTATagtcaaattaaaattgaaaatgactttaaaagaTTTTAGAATTATGAGATAGTCAATTAAATTTTAAGGTTAATATCGTCAAGTTCTTTGGTTTATAACATTTAGgacattaagttttttttcatctcagaaTGGTATCTGAGGTCAAAATTTTGGAAGTCTCATACTTTAATTAAGTCAGTCGTTAACTGGTGGTCTGGCCTTCAAATGGACATGACTTGGCACTATGTGGGGCCCACATGAATATTATGTGCTAgcgttgattgatgagatatggataagtcgtacaggtcactataggtaaCTCCAACTTATGTGCTAGTGTTGATCgatgagatatgggtgcagtcgtacaggtcacattaggtgacttcaACTTGCGTGCTAATATAGATTATtgagcacatgattatttatattactGATGAGTTGATGTGTCATGATATATTTATGGAATTACTgttgatatattttttatttcacattgatacgtgatatgattttctagaaactatacaggtgttgcatcgaggggttataacgttttagAAGGCTTcgattaaaaattttatttctagggccactcacctttgttttgctttcaccctccaggttttattagttGAGATTTCTTATCatcgaggattcgtggcaaatcTTAGTATTGAAGATTTCTTTCGAGGTatgattcttaattcactctactgtacttacttatgctctaacgtcacgtgtgaagtgggttcattcccgctcaccagcgcactctgATTTTTAGGCACTCTTACGTTTAAATGTATTCACTTTTTTTTCCCCATcattatactttatggcttcgtcaccttccaggtgttggccaacacagctcgattcggagtcctagtggatatcctaggtcagggtgtgtcagtttggtatcagagcataagttgggcagtATTGCGTTCATCAAAAGTGTGATGTGAGCATTCTTGGTTCTCAAGTCTAATGTttgaatcttgccacctcgtcgaaTACGGAAAATATGTTAGTTGTTTCTAAGTTTTGGGCATATTTGATGACTCGTCGATCTTAGAAGATCATTTTGGCGAGTGTCTCTAGATCATAAGCAAATAACTTTTCTGCCAAGGAAATGTGTGGAATTGAGACTAGTTGATGGCCCTAACGTGGGGTTAACGTATCATTATTGGTGTATCGCCAGGGATTTATGGGTCCGTCATTATTAAACCTTTTGAGAGTAGAAATCAAAAATAGTTTTGATTCCTTGGCGATATTCGGGAGAATACCACCCTTCCACTTTTTCGTACTACATTAGTTTTCTTGCATCTTTTCGTACAAATCCTATTTCAAATTGGTGGTCTATGTAACAAACTTTTGAAACTCAGAGTTTTCTCGTGAAGCTTGTTGAATTCATAATAGTCTTACCAATGTATAGAACCATTTGGAATGAACTATTTTATCCGTGATTTAAAGTTAACAATTATCATCTTTGCTTGAAAATCGAATGACATTTCTCTATGGAGAACGTGTCTAAAATCTTTATCAACATTAGAACTTCTTAAGTACACTTACTTTTTGGAAAGGACTAAGATTCTGACAGTGGCAGTAGAAGAATTTAATCAGCAACTATGAGTGCACTATAGTGTATCTTTCCGGTTGTATGAAAAGGACATATCTACCCTTGAACATTTTTAGCTTGTTCTATTCCATTTCAGTTGGAGAATTTGATGATATGGCGTTACCTTTAAACCGTTAGGAAATAGTTCGAATGATTATAATCACCTTGTTGAATGAATGGAGTTTGGAAGTATCATTATATGCTCTTAGTATAAGGTATTTTGTACGTGTAGAGAATGTGAAAATTAATAATCATGATGTTGAACCAATGTACGCTCATGTGGTGTTTCAATTGGTGGTAGCTTTACGTAAGTGGGAAGTTGTATTCTTCCAGCCCCAAAGCTTAAAGTATTGGTGATGGTTTATTTTCTTGAAATGGGCGTTGAAATTCCAACAACAAGACACTTGTGAAGACAACTAAGATAGAAGTGGTATGTTTTTAGCTTATATGTGGGACGTGATCTAAAAGTCCTTGTTCGTGACATGATCAAATGTGGagataaaacagaaataaaaaagTAAGGCTCCACTTGAGGTGATTGAAGAGAATTTTCAGTCTAGGCATCTCGCATTCGGTTAGAGTAGAAGGATGTTGAGGAACGTATAGTG of Malus sylvestris chromosome 6, drMalSylv7.2, whole genome shotgun sequence contains these proteins:
- the LOC126626937 gene encoding beta-adaptin-like protein B, producing the protein MSGHDSKYFSTTKKGEIPELKEELNSQYKDKRKDAVKKVIAAMTVGKDVSSLFTDVVNCMQTENLELKKLVYLYLINYAKSQPDLAILAVNTFVKDSQDPNPLIRALAVRTMGCIRVDKITEYLCDPLQRCLKDDDPYVRKTAAICVAKLYDINAELVEDRGFLESLKDLISDNNPMVVANAVAALAEIQENSNRPIFEITSHTLSKLLTALNECTEWGQVFILDALSKYKAADAREAENIVERVTPRLQHANCAVVLSAVKMILQQMELITSTDVVRNLCKKMAPPLVTLLSAEPEIQYVALRNINLIVQRRPTILAHEIKVFFCKYNDPIYVKMEKLEIMIKLASDRNIDQVLLEFKEYATEVDVDFVRKAVRAIGRCAIKLERAAERCITVLLELIKIKVNYVVQEAIIVIKDIFRRYPNTYESIIATLCESLDTLDEPEAKASMIWIIGEYAERIDNADELLESFLESFPEEPAHVQLQLLTATVKLFLKKPTEGPQQMIQVVLNNATVETDNPDLRDRAYIYWRLLSTDPEAAKDVVLAEKPVISDDSNLIDPSLLDELLANIATLSSVYHKPPEAFVTRVKTTAQRTEDEDYGSETGNSESPAHVADSSASPTGSSSGVPYAASRQPAPVSPAPAPAPAPVPDLLGDLIGLENSAIVPVDQPASPAGPPLPVVLPASTGQGLQISAQLTRREGQIFYSLLFENNTQVPLDGFMIQFNKNTFGLAAAGPLQVPQLQPGTSAGTLLPMVTFQNMSQGPPSSLLQVAVKNSQQPVWYFNDKISLHVFFTDDGRMERANFLETWRSLPDTNEITKDFPGIMLRNVEATVDRLAATNMFFIAKRKHANQDVFYFSAKIPRGIPFLIELTTVVNNPGVKIAIKTPSPETAPLFFEAMETLLKD